Sequence from the Drosophila innubila isolate TH190305 chromosome 3L unlocalized genomic scaffold, UK_Dinn_1.0 0_D_3L, whole genome shotgun sequence genome:
catttgattattttcaaataattaactaatttaaattaaatgtaattaattttgcttttattttaaactagttatttttattaataaacgtTTTACATTTGATCAAcgatacatacatgcatagattaatttgtttaatctaACAAATGTGCAGACATAAATTTCTCAGTATTCGTCAGTGTATAATACGCTTTAAACCACTGTGCAGTCGTGAGCATGCGCATTTATTGAGCTAATAACTCGCTCacttcgctctctctctctcgctctcgctcgcGCTCTTTCCTTGTCAGTTGAATGGGAAGCTCTGCTggaatcggaatcggaatcaATTCCAATTTGTGGAGCTTGTGCTGGTGCTGACTTGTTGTTGGGCCTGGTCCAAGGCCATCTGCTGTTGGTTCAACAACATCTGCGACggttgcggctgctgttgttgttgttgttgttgcggttgttgcagttgcatggGCGATTGTTGCATCGTCTGCAGCAAAAGTTCGCCCATTCTGGCACGAAAGCTGACATTCTGCATGGGCGACATTTGCTTCATCAGCGGCAGGAAACTAACCAGAAAGTTGTAGTCCGAGTCGCCCACGTGCAACACGTTCTTGCAACGCGCCAAATCCTGGCTGGTCGACTGCATCAGCTGCTGTTCCTCACGCTCCAGATTCTCCAGAAAGTTAACCTGCTCATCCACACGCTTGGCACACTGACAACCGCTCGCTGCAGCGGCCGCAGCAGCAGTGCCCTGTGGCAAGCTGGGATTCACCAAGGAAGGTGGCACCACCTGCTCCTCAGCGGCAGCGCTGGCCAGCGAAATGCTGTGCGAGAGTCGGCGGAGAGCTTGCGGCGTGGTCATGCTCTGGAATTCCTCCATGAGTGCATCATTATCCGCCTCCATTTCATCCGACGGCATTGACTCCGCCTTGAACGGCAGCGTATCCTCCACCTCCGCGCTCAGCTCGCAGTCGTCGTcctcgttgttgctgctgtccgTGCGCAGCCGGCAACCGTCCAGAAAGCTCATCGCCTCCGCATAGGACCATTGATGAGTTGGcgatgtttgttgttgttgaggttgctgttgttgttgctgctgctgctgctgaaagCTGTGGCGGCGATGTTGTTGCCGGCGATAGCTGCAGCGCAGGTTCTTCCACTTGCTGCGACAGAGTTCCACTGCGCAAA
This genomic interval carries:
- the LOC117788586 gene encoding putative mediator of RNA polymerase II transcription subunit 26 produces the protein MDMHRLINEVRQRPALWDANHPEHANRVETQRQWRCVADALGAKVELCRSKWKNLRCSYRRQQHRRHSFQQQQQQQQQQPQQQQTSPTHQWSYAEAMSFLDGCRLRTDSSNNEDDDCELSAEVEDTLPFKAESMPSDEMEADNDALMEEFQSMTTPQALRRLSHSISLASAAAEEQVVPPSLVNPSLPQGTAAAAAAASGCQCAKRVDEQVNFLENLEREEQQLMQSTSQDLARCKNVLHVGDSDYNFLVSFLPLMKQMSPMQNVSFRARMGELLLQTMQQSPMQLQQPQQQQQQQQPQPSQMLLNQQQMALDQAQQQVSTSTSSTNWN